A DNA window from Impatiens glandulifera chromosome 7, dImpGla2.1, whole genome shotgun sequence contains the following coding sequences:
- the LOC124910593 gene encoding uncharacterized protein LOC124910593, protein MLKPFICGTGSFDNHLEQHEPCSSRPTNSTPKKTKKIGSCKPKENTNPYSNRGLDKFSALLAELEDKRQKIYSQINPDEISFLRFVYSNSNDCRPIVIKVKQRKQDSNPINNDNPVVPVVEEFKDKKLTPSSSPPPPPPVMNIDRKEKKQSSSCTMKKLGMRRPMNYLSAALILILVMLVLFGKSFAIVCLSMGWYLVPAIKGESFEIGKSKATTKKKKDFTRRDSKMLKMKKIDDGSSSPNSVLVGAMADYAATPRRQGPRKCW, encoded by the coding sequence ATGCTCAAACCCTTTATCTGCGGGACAGGCTCTTTCGATAATCACCTAGAACAACATGAGCCTTGTTCTAGCCGACCCACTAACTCCACtccaaaaaaaactaaaaagattGGATCTTGCAAACCAAAAGAAAACACAAACCCTTATTCCAATCGAGGGCTCGACAAATTCTCTGCCCTCCTTGCCGAACTTGAAGACAAGAGACAGAAAATATACAGTCAGATTAACCCAGATGAAATCTCCTTCCTCCGATTCGTCTACTCCAATTCCAACGACTGTCGTCCGATCGTTATCAAGGTGAAACAGAGAAAACAGGATTCCAATCCCATTAACAATGATAACCCTGTCGTCCCTGTTGTTGAAGAATTCAAGGACAAAAAGCTtactccttcttcttctccgccgccgccgccgccggtAATGAATATTGATCGtaaagagaagaaacagagtaGTAGTTGTACAATGAAGAAATTGGGTATGCGGAGACCAATGAATTATTTGTCGGCGGCTTTGATCTTGATATTGGTTATGTTGGTTCTGTTTGGGAAATCTTTTGCTATTGTTTGTTTGTCGATGGGGTGGTATTTGGTTCCCGCCATTAAAGGTGAAAGCTTTGAGATTGGGAAATCGAAGGCGACGACCAAGAAAAAGAAAGACTTTACGAGAAGAGATAGTaagatgttgaagatgaagaagatcgATGATGGGTCGTCTTCTCCTAATAGTGTTCTCGTTGGAGCAATGGCTGATTACGCCGCCACGCCACGGCGGCAAGGTCCCCGGAAGTGCTGGTGA